From one Desulfonatronum sp. SC1 genomic stretch:
- a CDS encoding DUF1538 family protein: MFLQGVNVAVTPLGRAIGSQLPQKTSTAILVMIAFFLALVINASDPAVHILAGHVDTITPDDSVSPWLLIACIALGIGSFLCLALFRVLLGIRNSIIFAVGYGLVLVLAFFTPEAFVPLDAVTGLDI, encoded by the coding sequence TTGTTCCTTCAGGGGGTCAATGTTGCCGTCACTCCTCTGGGGAGGGCCATCGGCTCCCAACTGCCCCAGAAAACGTCCACGGCCATCCTTGTCATGATCGCCTTTTTCCTGGCCTTGGTGATCAACGCCTCCGACCCGGCGGTGCATATCCTGGCCGGACATGTCGACACCATAACACCCGACGACTCCGTGTCTCCCTGGCTGTTGATCGCCTGTATCGCCTTGGGCATCGGCAGTTTCCTCTGTCTGGCCCTGTTCCGGGTGCTGCTTGGGATTCGAAACTCCATCATTTTCGCCGTAGGTTACGGACTGGTCCTGGTATTGGCGTTTTTCACCCCCGAGGCATTCGTGCCTCTGGACGCGGTTACCGGTCTGGACATCTAG
- a CDS encoding Xaa-Pro peptidase family protein, producing MSFEALERIPEEELVRRWERCRSLLRTQLPDAGGVFVFSRMNIYYFTGTWVNGVFWLPLEGRPVLLVRKGIERVRLESAVEQVAVYRSFRELPGLAAEAGSPLSESVGVEMSGLTWALGQGLARHLSGHDLRSADGVLNQTRAVKTPWELAKMRLVGARHDHCLRELLAERIAPGMTEREISIRIWEVFFSQGHHGLLRMQNHGEEIFLGHVSAGDSANYPSVFDGPVGLRGAHPAVTHMGYAGTVWKAGTPLTLDVGFGLEGYQTDKTQVYWAGACEDIPEQAHRAHDFCIAVQGWLAENLRPGAVPSQLFQHCWDWAEQDGWGEGFMALGGNKVRFLGHGIGLAIDEWPALAKGFEAPLEQGMVLALEPKIGLPGLGMVGVENTFEVTPDGGRCLTGSDFSMICVEPG from the coding sequence ATGAGTTTTGAGGCCTTGGAGCGCATCCCGGAAGAAGAGTTGGTTCGGCGTTGGGAGCGATGTCGGTCCCTGTTGCGGACCCAGTTGCCCGACGCGGGAGGCGTGTTCGTTTTTTCGCGGATGAACATCTATTACTTCACCGGAACCTGGGTCAACGGGGTGTTCTGGCTGCCGCTGGAAGGGCGGCCGGTGTTGCTGGTGCGCAAAGGCATCGAGCGGGTCAGGCTGGAGTCCGCGGTGGAGCAGGTGGCGGTTTACCGGTCGTTTCGGGAATTGCCCGGTCTTGCTGCGGAAGCTGGTTCACCCCTGTCCGAATCGGTCGGCGTGGAGATGTCCGGATTGACCTGGGCTCTGGGTCAGGGCTTGGCCAGGCACCTGAGCGGACATGACCTGCGTTCCGCCGATGGCGTGCTGAACCAGACCAGGGCCGTCAAGACCCCGTGGGAGCTGGCCAAGATGCGCCTGGTCGGCGCTCGGCATGACCATTGCCTGCGGGAGTTGCTGGCGGAGCGGATTGCCCCGGGCATGACCGAGCGGGAAATCTCGATCCGAATCTGGGAGGTGTTTTTCAGCCAGGGACATCACGGGCTGTTACGGATGCAAAACCATGGGGAGGAAATTTTCCTGGGCCACGTGTCCGCTGGTGACAGCGCCAACTATCCCAGCGTGTTCGACGGCCCGGTGGGGCTGCGCGGGGCCCACCCGGCCGTGACCCACATGGGATATGCCGGAACGGTCTGGAAAGCCGGGACCCCACTGACCCTGGACGTGGGCTTCGGCCTGGAAGGCTACCAGACGGACAAGACCCAGGTCTATTGGGCGGGAGCTTGCGAGGATATTCCCGAGCAGGCGCACCGCGCCCATGACTTCTGCATCGCCGTCCAGGGGTGGTTGGCTGAGAACCTGCGACCCGGAGCCGTTCCGAGCCAGTTGTTCCAGCATTGCTGGGACTGGGCCGAACAAGACGGCTGGGGCGAAGGGTTCATGGCCCTGGGCGGGAACAAGGTCCGCTTTCTGGGCCACGGCATCGGCCTGGCCATCGACGAATGGCCGGCCCTGGCCAAGGGTTTCGAAGCCCCGCTGGAACAGGGCATGGTCCTGGCCCTGGAACCGAAGATCGGCCTGCCCGGACTGGGCATGGTCGGGGTGGAAAACACCTTCGAGGTCACCCCGGACGGCGGGCGGTGCCTAACTGGAAGCGATTTTTCCATGATCTGCGTCGAACCGGGGTGA
- a CDS encoding type II toxin-antitoxin system HigB family toxin has product MRVIALSTLKSFWEQNSERIDAKEPVLAWYRHVSRADWASPAELKADFDSASILRDGRVVFNIAGNKYRLVTWINYPYRVVYIRFIGTHAEYDAIDAQTI; this is encoded by the coding sequence ATGCGTGTCATCGCCCTGTCCACCTTGAAAAGCTTCTGGGAGCAAAATTCCGAGCGTATTGACGCAAAAGAACCGGTATTGGCTTGGTACCGCCATGTTTCCAGGGCCGACTGGGCCTCTCCGGCCGAGTTAAAGGCGGACTTCGACAGCGCCAGTATTTTGCGCGACGGCAGGGTGGTTTTCAACATCGCGGGAAATAAATACCGTTTGGTAACTTGGATCAACTACCCTTATCGGGTTGTCTATATCAGGTTTATCGGCACTCACGCGGAATATGACGCCATCGACGCACAAACGATTTGA
- a CDS encoding type II toxin-antitoxin system HigA family antitoxin, which translates to MDIKPLRTEHDYRSTLERIEGLMTAEANTPDGDLLDILVTLVEAYERKYFPMELPDPVEAIKFRMDQLGLRPKDLEPMIGRSNRVYEILNRKRPLTLKMVWQLHKNLGIPAESLVKQPENVCVR; encoded by the coding sequence ATGGATATCAAGCCGCTTCGCACGGAGCACGATTACCGTTCAACCCTCGAACGAATTGAAGGCCTCATGACGGCTGAAGCGAATACGCCGGATGGCGATCTTCTCGACATTCTGGTTACGCTGGTCGAAGCGTATGAGCGGAAGTATTTCCCCATGGAGCTTCCAGATCCGGTGGAAGCAATCAAATTCCGTATGGATCAATTGGGGCTTCGGCCAAAAGACCTGGAACCCATGATCGGACGCAGCAACCGAGTTTATGAGATACTCAACCGCAAGCGACCATTGACCTTGAAAATGGTCTGGCAGTTGCACAAAAATCTGGGCATACCCGCTGAAAGCCTGGTCAAGCAGCCGGAAAACGTCTGTGTCAGATAG
- the mqnC gene encoding cyclic dehypoxanthinyl futalosine synthase, producing MAEQRISAADALELWNDLNVIEIGALAHAERMALHPQAVVTYIVDRNINYTNICVSGCRFCAFFRPPGHAEGYVLGLDELGVKVRETIELGGRQILLQGGMNPELSLDFYRIMLTFLKREFPEVAVHGFSPPEIVFLSETSGMSVAEVVARLASAGLDSIPGGGAEILVDHVRTRISPHKCSSAKWLEVMECAHRQGLKTTATMMFGHGERIEDRLEHLEKLRHLQDQTGGFTAFIPWTFQPRNTQIDVPEASSVEYLKFLALSRLYLDNVPHIQASWVTQGPLVGQMALHWGADDMGSTMIEENVVAAAGVRFLLPEEDLRAIVEGAGFTPMRRRMDYSPA from the coding sequence ATGGCGGAACAACGCATCAGCGCGGCGGATGCCCTGGAACTCTGGAACGATTTGAACGTCATCGAAATCGGGGCCCTGGCCCATGCCGAAAGGATGGCCCTGCATCCCCAGGCCGTGGTCACGTATATCGTGGATAGAAACATCAACTACACCAACATCTGCGTGTCCGGGTGCCGATTTTGCGCCTTCTTTCGACCGCCGGGCCATGCCGAGGGCTATGTTCTGGGACTGGACGAACTGGGCGTGAAGGTTCGGGAAACAATCGAGCTCGGCGGGCGACAGATCCTGCTCCAGGGCGGAATGAACCCGGAATTGAGCCTGGATTTCTACCGGATCATGCTCACGTTTCTGAAGCGGGAATTTCCGGAAGTGGCCGTACACGGCTTCTCCCCCCCGGAGATCGTGTTTCTGTCCGAGACATCCGGCATGAGCGTGGCCGAAGTGGTGGCCCGTCTTGCCTCCGCCGGCCTGGACTCCATTCCCGGCGGAGGCGCGGAAATTCTGGTAGACCACGTCCGCACCCGGATCTCGCCCCACAAATGCTCCTCCGCCAAATGGCTGGAAGTCATGGAATGCGCCCACCGTCAGGGATTGAAAACCACGGCGACCATGATGTTCGGCCATGGAGAGCGGATCGAAGATCGGTTGGAGCACCTGGAAAAGCTGCGCCATCTGCAAGACCAAACCGGCGGATTCACCGCGTTCATCCCCTGGACCTTTCAGCCCCGCAACACCCAGATCGACGTCCCCGAAGCCTCTTCCGTGGAATACCTGAAGTTTCTGGCCCTCAGCCGCCTCTATCTGGACAACGTCCCACACATCCAGGCTTCCTGGGTCACCCAGGGGCCCCTGGTGGGCCAGATGGCCCTGCACTGGGGCGCGGACGACATGGGGTCGACCATGATCGAGGAAAACGTCGTCGCCGCCGCCGGGGTCCGCTTCCTGCTCCCCGAGGAGGATCTGCGGGCCATCGTGGAAGGCGCGGGATTCACCCCCATGCGTCGGAGGATGGATTATTCTCCGGCGTGA
- a CDS encoding CoA-binding protein, translating to MLNLAELAARLAQVKTIAVLGAKDVPGRPVDRVGRYLITSGFTIFPVHPVRKDVWGLPTYAHLRDIPEPIDLVDVFRAPQFCADHARECLELSPLPGIFWMQTGIANLEARELLQAAGVHVVEDLCLMIEHQRLAEHG from the coding sequence ATGCTCAATCTCGCTGAGCTAGCCGCCCGTCTGGCTCAGGTCAAGACCATCGCCGTGCTCGGGGCCAAGGACGTCCCAGGGCGTCCCGTGGACCGGGTCGGCCGCTACCTGATCACCAGCGGTTTCACCATTTTCCCCGTGCACCCCGTTCGCAAGGACGTCTGGGGATTGCCCACCTATGCCCACCTTCGGGACATTCCCGAACCCATCGACCTCGTGGACGTTTTTCGCGCTCCCCAGTTCTGCGCGGATCATGCCCGGGAATGCCTGGAACTGTCTCCTTTGCCCGGAATATTCTGGATGCAGACCGGTATCGCCAACCTCGAAGCCCGCGAATTGCTTCAGGCGGCCGGCGTACATGTGGTTGAGGATCTGTGTCTGATGATCGAACACCAACGCCTTGCCGAACATGGATAA
- a CDS encoding YkgJ family cysteine cluster protein, with amino-acid sequence MDNPKENTAFICLRCGGCCQGEGGIVLTETDVDRLCGHLGMERPAFVAAYVETVSGKNRLRTDAKGWCIFFAEGCTVHPAKPTICRAWPFFRGNMVDETSWQMAQDACPGINPEPGHVEFVAQGETYLRSLEVEPSSDVSPNALRGRDAQDAP; translated from the coding sequence ATGGATAATCCAAAAGAAAACACCGCATTCATCTGCCTGCGCTGTGGCGGCTGCTGCCAGGGCGAAGGGGGCATCGTGCTCACCGAAACCGACGTGGACCGTCTTTGCGGCCATTTGGGCATGGAACGCCCGGCCTTTGTCGCCGCCTACGTGGAGACGGTTAGCGGCAAGAATCGGTTGCGGACCGACGCCAAAGGATGGTGCATCTTCTTTGCCGAGGGCTGCACCGTGCATCCGGCCAAACCCACGATCTGTCGGGCCTGGCCTTTTTTTCGGGGCAACATGGTAGACGAGACCAGTTGGCAAATGGCCCAGGACGCCTGCCCGGGCATCAATCCCGAACCGGGGCATGTCGAGTTTGTCGCCCAGGGAGAGACGTATCTGCGAAGCCTGGAGGTGGAACCGTCCTCGGATGTCAGCCCGAATGCCCTGCGCGGGAGGGATGCGCAAGACGCCCCCTGA
- a CDS encoding DnaJ domain-containing protein: protein MSLNRSYKILGIAPSATLEDVKKAFRKLAFAYHPDLHPDMPDASRRFQELNEAYITVSRHLETQSEAAGQPPPGPKGGGPQADGPRPKDAQGTPGGASESDWFSSSRYAKTAHSRYRRQAAYQREDLLKDLLKDPFARQVYEDIYSQVRGTGRGKPAASAEEHAKKVLRVEWGDRKLELDFSRSLKDRVGSWLRRQLDDEQTVSFPRRQLLPGKHVRIQIQQGWRGPATTLDVALPPDFIPGQPVRLKGRGRKIGPWQGDLYLRILPK from the coding sequence ATGTCCTTGAATCGCAGCTACAAAATTCTGGGCATCGCGCCCAGCGCCACCTTGGAAGACGTCAAAAAGGCCTTCCGCAAGCTGGCCTTTGCCTACCATCCGGACCTGCATCCGGACATGCCCGACGCATCCCGCCGCTTCCAGGAACTGAACGAGGCCTACATCACGGTTTCCCGCCACCTGGAAACCCAATCCGAAGCCGCTGGTCAACCGCCTCCGGGTCCGAAAGGCGGAGGTCCACAAGCCGACGGCCCGCGACCCAAGGACGCTCAAGGAACGCCGGGGGGCGCCTCGGAAAGCGATTGGTTCTCCAGTTCCCGTTACGCCAAGACGGCCCACTCCCGCTATCGTCGCCAGGCGGCGTACCAGCGGGAGGATCTGCTCAAGGATCTGCTCAAGGATCCCTTCGCCCGCCAGGTCTATGAAGACATCTACAGCCAAGTCCGGGGAACGGGACGCGGAAAGCCCGCGGCGTCCGCCGAGGAACACGCCAAGAAGGTGCTGCGCGTGGAATGGGGGGATCGCAAGCTGGAGCTGGACTTTTCCCGAAGCCTTAAGGACCGCGTTGGAAGCTGGTTGCGCCGCCAGCTGGACGACGAACAGACGGTCTCCTTTCCCCGCCGTCAGCTTCTCCCCGGCAAACATGTCCGCATCCAGATCCAACAAGGCTGGCGTGGCCCCGCCACCACCCTGGACGTGGCCCTGCCGCCGGACTTCATCCCCGGCCAACCCGTCCGGCTCAAAGGCAGAGGCCGCAAGATCGGCCCCTGGCAAGGCGACCTCTACCTGCGCATCCTGCCCAAGTAG
- a CDS encoding sigma 54-interacting transcriptional regulator produces MPSRAVTLDNLSLSLDTLKEILDQMQPDVHLETSLKSVLQVLSHNLGYVRNFLAIYDSETRSLKLSLTHGPQKPSQVSYGEGQGVTGQVLAKGEAIIVPVIGEHPDFLNWAFGRGKEEMDALAFICVPVVQEGGENKEREILGVLSVDLPTAPLQVLQTHCRFLEVVARIIAHRVARLQEDMARQQHFLEQGLAIYDPGFSPKNIVHASKSMRLVLQQISQVAPSRATVLLRGESGTGKELLAEAIHTASPRAGQPLIRLNCAALPAELVESELFGHEKGAFTGAVQSKKGRFELAHQGTLFLDEIGELSLDAQAKVLRAIQEKEIQRLGSEQTIIVDTRLVCATNRPLEDLIAAGQFREDLFYRINVFPIYVQPLRERREDILPMAEHFLSAYAKEYGKEIKRISTPALDLLTQYHWPGNARELRNCLERAVLLCTEEVIRTYHLPPTLQTAESSATDMDLSFGEAVAKFEQEIIVDALKKARGNMLQAARELRISYRIVNYKIKKYGIDPKKFATKVAGK; encoded by the coding sequence ATGCCTTCCCGAGCCGTCACACTGGACAACCTCTCCCTGAGTCTGGATACCCTGAAGGAAATTCTGGATCAGATGCAGCCGGACGTGCACCTGGAAACCAGCCTGAAGTCCGTGCTCCAGGTTTTGTCCCACAACCTGGGGTACGTGCGCAATTTTTTGGCCATTTACGATTCCGAAACCCGCAGTCTGAAGCTGAGTCTGACCCACGGACCCCAGAAACCGTCTCAAGTTTCCTACGGGGAAGGCCAGGGCGTTACCGGACAGGTGCTGGCCAAGGGCGAGGCGATCATCGTCCCGGTGATCGGGGAGCACCCGGATTTTCTGAACTGGGCCTTTGGCCGGGGCAAGGAGGAGATGGACGCGTTAGCCTTTATCTGCGTCCCCGTGGTGCAGGAAGGCGGTGAAAACAAGGAGCGGGAAATCCTCGGCGTACTCAGCGTGGATCTGCCCACGGCACCGCTCCAGGTCTTACAAACCCACTGCCGCTTTTTGGAGGTTGTGGCCCGAATCATCGCCCATCGGGTGGCCCGGCTCCAGGAGGACATGGCCCGGCAGCAGCACTTTCTGGAACAAGGGCTGGCCATCTACGATCCCGGTTTTTCGCCCAAGAATATCGTCCATGCCTCAAAGAGCATGCGCTTGGTCTTGCAGCAGATTTCCCAGGTGGCCCCCAGCCGGGCCACGGTCCTGCTGCGCGGCGAATCCGGCACGGGCAAGGAACTCCTGGCCGAGGCCATCCACACGGCCAGCCCCAGGGCTGGTCAGCCGCTGATCCGCCTGAACTGCGCGGCCCTGCCCGCGGAACTGGTGGAAAGCGAACTGTTCGGCCATGAAAAGGGGGCCTTCACCGGAGCGGTCCAAAGCAAAAAGGGCCGCTTCGAACTGGCCCATCAGGGGACGTTGTTCCTGGATGAAATCGGCGAACTCAGTCTGGACGCCCAGGCCAAGGTGCTCCGGGCCATCCAGGAAAAGGAAATCCAGCGCTTGGGCAGCGAGCAGACCATCATCGTGGACACCCGGCTGGTCTGCGCCACCAACCGCCCTCTGGAAGATCTGATCGCCGCGGGGCAATTCCGCGAGGACCTGTTTTACCGGATCAACGTCTTCCCCATTTACGTCCAACCCCTGCGGGAACGCCGGGAGGACATCCTGCCCATGGCCGAGCATTTTCTGAGTGCCTACGCCAAGGAATACGGCAAAGAGATCAAACGCATCTCCACTCCGGCCCTGGATTTGCTGACCCAATACCATTGGCCCGGAAACGCCCGGGAACTGCGTAACTGCCTGGAAAGGGCCGTGTTGCTCTGCACCGAGGAAGTCATCCGCACCTACCACCTCCCCCCGACCCTCCAGACAGCCGAAAGCTCGGCCACGGACATGGACCTCTCCTTCGGCGAGGCCGTGGCCAAGTTCGAGCAGGAAATTATCGTTGACGCCCTGAAAAAAGCACGAGGCAACATGCTCCAGGCGGCTCGCGAGCTGCGCATCAGCTACCGGATCGTGAACTATAAAATCAAGAAATACGGCATCGACCCAAAAAAATTCGCCACCAAGGTCGCAGGCAAGTAG
- a CDS encoding indolepyruvate oxidoreductase subunit beta, which yields MSRLRIFFTGVGGQGTVTATRLLAQAALDEGIPVVAGEVHGMAQRGGIVESTVLMGGYVNPRISPGEADVLLGFEPLETLRALPYLAPEGLILSSSEQMPPVSVCCGREQSPPFEEMERMVRECTPHVHFLPCQRLGLEAGALQAGNLALLGALCALGRLPFGMERMEKTITASLAPKLVDANVKALRLGAAAVA from the coding sequence ATGTCCCGTTTGCGTATTTTCTTCACCGGCGTGGGTGGACAGGGCACGGTCACGGCGACTCGTCTGCTGGCCCAGGCCGCTTTGGATGAAGGCATTCCCGTGGTAGCCGGGGAAGTTCACGGCATGGCCCAGCGCGGCGGCATCGTGGAATCCACGGTGCTCATGGGCGGGTACGTCAATCCCCGGATCAGCCCGGGCGAGGCCGACGTGTTGCTGGGATTCGAACCGCTGGAGACCCTGCGCGCCCTGCCCTATCTCGCCCCGGAGGGCCTGATCCTGAGCAGCAGCGAGCAGATGCCCCCGGTCAGCGTCTGCTGCGGGCGGGAGCAGTCTCCGCCCTTCGAGGAGATGGAACGCATGGTTCGGGAATGCACCCCGCATGTGCACTTCCTGCCCTGCCAGCGCCTGGGCCTGGAGGCAGGGGCATTACAGGCCGGCAACCTGGCCCTGCTTGGAGCCCTTTGCGCCCTGGGCCGCCTGCCATTCGGCATGGAGCGCATGGAGAAGACCATCACGGCTTCTCTGGCGCCCAAACTGGTGGACGCCAACGTCAAGGCCTTGCGTCTCGGCGCCGCGGCCGTAGCCTGA
- the iorA gene encoding indolepyruvate ferredoxin oxidoreductase subunit alpha → MDILLSGQAGEKHLLLGNEAIVRGALEAGVSFVSCYPGTPSSEVPDTFFRLSDKGGYGFEYSANEKVALEVGIGATLGGASTLVTMKHVGVNVAADPLMSVAYFGAPGGLVLLSADDPGCHSSQNEQDNRYYARLAGMPCLEPSSAQEMKDMTKAAMDLSRQFEQPVMLRTSTRVNHQRGEVVFGEMQPPVHGAPFVSDPRRFVIVPAVARARHKILLQKLAELREEAEKSPLNKVSGQGDVGCISSGISRTYLKDALTDLDLLDKVRMLELGFSYPLPEKMIEGFLRGLSKVIIVEEGEPILETEIRALAQRLGIDVKIHGKSEHLPHFDEYSSLIVKQGLSAALGLPQATAKPCPAPQGLPMRPPNMCPGCPHRAAFYSVRQVFGDEALYSSDIGCYTLGVLPPLRAADTCVCMGASISTGTGLSKVSGRTVVAYIGDSTFFHSGITGLANAVFNHHDILVIILDNKTTAMTGQQPHPGVEHTSKGPNTARVDILALVKACGVEHVRVQNPLNMKATKEVLEELKALSGVRVLIAEEPCPLFARRVMGRKRPATAVVEEGCDGCNECMDHLACPAFFTQDGKMAINPAQCNGCMFCVQICEHIKPRKRS, encoded by the coding sequence ATGGATATTCTTCTTTCAGGACAAGCCGGTGAAAAACACCTGCTGTTGGGCAACGAGGCCATCGTTCGCGGAGCGCTGGAGGCCGGAGTCAGTTTTGTGTCCTGCTATCCGGGCACGCCGTCGTCCGAGGTTCCGGACACCTTTTTTCGACTCAGCGACAAAGGCGGCTACGGCTTCGAATACTCGGCCAACGAAAAGGTCGCCCTGGAGGTCGGCATCGGTGCCACGTTGGGCGGGGCGTCGACTCTGGTGACCATGAAGCATGTAGGCGTGAACGTTGCCGCGGACCCGCTGATGAGCGTGGCCTATTTCGGGGCTCCCGGAGGGTTGGTGCTGCTCAGCGCGGACGACCCGGGCTGCCACTCCAGCCAGAACGAGCAGGACAACCGCTACTATGCCCGGCTGGCGGGCATGCCTTGCCTGGAGCCTTCCAGCGCCCAGGAAATGAAGGACATGACCAAAGCGGCCATGGACTTGTCCCGGCAGTTTGAGCAGCCGGTCATGTTGCGCACCAGCACCCGGGTCAACCACCAGCGCGGCGAAGTGGTCTTCGGTGAAATGCAACCGCCGGTACATGGCGCGCCTTTTGTCTCCGATCCCCGACGGTTCGTGATCGTCCCGGCCGTGGCCCGGGCCAGACATAAGATTCTGCTGCAAAAGCTGGCCGAATTGCGGGAAGAAGCGGAAAAATCTCCACTGAACAAGGTCTCCGGCCAGGGCGACGTGGGCTGTATCAGCTCGGGCATCAGCCGGACCTACCTCAAGGACGCCCTGACGGACTTGGACCTGCTGGACAAGGTCCGAATGCTGGAACTGGGCTTTTCCTACCCGCTGCCGGAAAAAATGATCGAAGGCTTTTTGCGTGGGCTGTCCAAGGTGATCATCGTGGAAGAGGGTGAGCCGATTCTGGAAACCGAGATCCGCGCCCTGGCCCAGCGCCTGGGAATCGACGTGAAGATCCACGGCAAGAGTGAGCACCTGCCCCATTTTGACGAGTACTCCTCGCTGATCGTCAAGCAGGGTTTGAGCGCGGCCCTGGGGTTGCCTCAAGCCACGGCGAAGCCCTGTCCCGCACCGCAAGGCCTGCCCATGCGTCCGCCGAACATGTGTCCCGGCTGTCCGCACCGGGCCGCATTTTACAGCGTGCGCCAGGTCTTCGGCGACGAGGCCCTCTATTCCTCGGACATCGGCTGCTACACCCTGGGCGTTCTGCCGCCGCTGCGGGCCGCTGACACCTGCGTATGCATGGGCGCCTCCATCTCCACGGGGACCGGGCTGTCCAAGGTTAGCGGTCGTACGGTCGTGGCCTATATCGGGGATTCCACCTTCTTTCATTCCGGAATCACCGGCTTGGCCAACGCCGTGTTCAACCACCACGATATCCTGGTGATCATCCTGGACAACAAGACCACGGCCATGACCGGCCAACAGCCCCATCCCGGGGTGGAGCACACGTCCAAGGGGCCGAACACGGCCCGGGTGGACATTCTGGCCCTGGTCAAGGCCTGCGGGGTGGAGCACGTCCGGGTTCAGAACCCGCTGAACATGAAAGCCACCAAGGAAGTGCTGGAGGAGCTCAAGGCCCTGTCCGGAGTCCGGGTGCTCATCGCCGAGGAGCCCTGCCCGCTCTTCGCCAGGCGGGTCATGGGCCGGAAGCGCCCGGCCACGGCCGTGGTTGAGGAGGGCTGCGACGGGTGCAACGAGTGCATGGACCATCTCGCCTGTCCGGCCTTCTTCACTCAGGACGGCAAGATGGCCATCAACCCCGCCCAGTGCAACGGCTGCATGTTCTGCGTGCAGATCTGCGAACATATCAAACCCCGGAAAAGGAGCTGA
- a CDS encoding tetratricopeptide repeat protein, which yields MSAKEKHSRESLPEQETPVEKGFGERFEAEIGTQSRAFFEKLVEHWQKIAAAAGVFVVLVAGYAGFNAYQERQLTNSEQALSQALLENQGTERLEALMRLRGELAKPLLPRHHLEAAKAAQDVGDWATALEYWKLLVEVGPDNWKSLARMGRATALLHLGQADEAVTELTALRTRASEEFLPIVLLQLAEAAEAAGNWELALRTFEELQAREDGRQSDYLAFKANQIRQRMAGESS from the coding sequence ATGTCGGCAAAAGAAAAGCATTCCCGCGAGTCGCTTCCGGAGCAGGAAACGCCGGTAGAAAAAGGTTTTGGAGAACGGTTCGAGGCGGAGATCGGCACGCAGTCCCGCGCTTTTTTTGAAAAGCTCGTGGAGCATTGGCAGAAGATCGCCGCGGCCGCCGGGGTGTTCGTGGTTCTGGTTGCCGGATACGCCGGGTTCAACGCCTATCAGGAACGCCAGCTGACCAACAGCGAACAGGCCTTGAGCCAAGCGCTGCTGGAAAATCAAGGCACGGAGCGGCTGGAGGCGTTGATGCGACTGCGGGGCGAGCTGGCCAAGCCCCTGCTGCCCCGCCACCACCTGGAAGCGGCCAAGGCGGCCCAGGATGTCGGAGACTGGGCCACGGCCCTGGAGTATTGGAAGCTGTTGGTCGAGGTCGGACCGGACAACTGGAAGTCCTTGGCCCGGATGGGGCGGGCGACGGCCCTGCTACACCTGGGCCAGGCCGATGAGGCCGTGACGGAACTGACAGCCCTGCGCACCCGGGCTTCCGAGGAATTTCTGCCCATCGTGCTGCTGCAACTGGCCGAAGCCGCAGAAGCCGCTGGAAACTGGGAACTGGCCTTGCGGACTTTTGAAGAGTTGCAGGCCCGTGAGGATGGGCGGCAGTCGGACTACCTGGCCTTCAAGGCGAACCAAATTCGTCAGCGCATGGCCGGGGAATCTTCATAG